In Brassica napus cultivar Da-Ae chromosome C2, Da-Ae, whole genome shotgun sequence, the sequence aaaataatatgtcaataataataatggttttgattcaagaatgataatatttaagttaaattataaaattacgGGTTTTCGGACCGGTCCTAGTCCAAATGGGCTTAGGCCCAAAATACCCAAAGCCCAAATAGGCTTAGCCTCAAAAACccgatttttttttgcttctaaaACTAAGGATCGGCTCGGACTTCGGTCCTAATTGAGATGTCTTATGAAATCTGATTGGTTTTATGGCAGAAAttcatgaaatttaaaatagtattaTAGCCACCAAATGTTATGCCATGTTGTTCCCATAATTAGTGTGTGAGATAAGTGTTTATGAATGAATAAAATCTGATATCTGTAGCTAGAAAAATAGTTAACTAAATCTATCAGAGATTTGTGTCACTTATTACTAATTAGGTTTAAGTTAgataaatctaaatataaatagtatttcACGTTTTAACGTGAAGAAAATGTTAATAAATGATTGAAGTGTTACATAACTTACATCGATAGTCTCAGAGTAACAAAATGAGTAGCGgttgttatgaatttttttttgtgttttagtGATTTTCAAAACGAGTTTGCCATTTTAACATTCCACACATTAGAAACAGAACTGAACACATTGATATAGAGTGCCACATAATAATCGACCAGTTGAAAAACTGTTTTCTAAATACCTCCCATGTTAAATAATAGAATCAAACCAATATCTTACAAAATTTACTACAACCAGCATCATTACATTCTCTTGACCGAGTGTCTGATGGAAACATTTATCAAGCAGAGGAAGCTGGATTGGTTTGGGTGAATGTGTATAACTTACAAAACCACCTAAGGTAAATATCAAattgattttggaaaaaaaaactctcactAGTTGAGCTTGATTTTTCAGTAAGAAAAGTGGCATGTCTTGTTGATTAATCctctatatatgtatatataaacatatttggtATAATCAATCGATTCAATCAAATGATCAATGAAGttgttaatttttcattttgaaGTTCACCATCACATTTAACAATTTGGAAAGAAtaggaaaaatataaaatttgataggaAGTTCAAATTAAGATTTAACAAAGTAATCACATGATAAAAACTTATTCTTCAAATGCTTCGGCGATCATTGAAATGAAAGCACTAAACTTGCCTCCCCCTTCTTCATCCCCACCATCATCTCCTTCCTcctgctcctcctcctcttcttcttcctcctcctcttgtCCTCCTTCCTCTTTTCCACCGCCACCGTGGTGACCCTTATGCTTTATCTTCTTGAGGGTGGCTCCGAGACCAACCATCGCTGCAGCTATCTTCTCCCTCTTTGATCCATCTTTCTTCTTGTCTTCCTCTTTCTCATCCTTAGAGTGATGATGGAGGTGGAATATTCTTCTATGCTTATGagatttttccttctttttttcgGTGAGGACTCTCGGATGGCTCGTTCAACGTGAGCAGCCTCTATAGTTTTAATCAACTGTTTTTCCATCCTTTCTCACTCTCTttggatttttttcttgttctttcttctttgccTTGTATGAAATCGCGCTTTGAGGTCTCTTTGTGTTTCATAAGCACATTTATAAGCACGGTCCATGATCCACAACTTGTTACTTGATTATTTAATGTGTTGGCACTAACGCGTTGACTTTCATCCAATCCTGACCGAGTAAGATAGCGTACAAGAATAGTTAGTACTTTTCGGTTTGAACATGAGTAAAATCAGTCTTTTAATAcaatttgtgtgtgtttttagtTTATCATTTCTTGATTGCTAACATTATTTTTACTCAGAGGCAGCAATGAAAATTTAAGGGCTTCAAACAAAGTTGACATTTTCATTAATAGTTGTAgcatttaaacaaataaaaattaaaaagttgcCAAATGAGTGTTGACCAGAGGCGAGTGACTCggtctttcttttttctttttttttttgaacaaattacTCGGTCTTTCAAGTGAAGTTCTTTGTCTACCCGGTTCGGGGATGATTTATGTTCCACATAAAGAAATAGTAGTAATGTCAAGCAAGCATAATTAATGAATAATTTTGAATATGGATAATGATAATGAATAGTAACGAGTAGAGTTGTTGACCTTCGTCAACTTGGACTTGAATATATGTTTGGTAGTtataattaatagttattaGATTTTGATCCAAGTTTGGAAAGTGGGGATTTgcttttgaaattaaatatatatattttagaacaaGGCTTAGGTTTAAATTAACCTCGCAACAATTAAATtgacacatagattattaataaaaaaatattaaattaaataaaaaatagctaaaaaagataaaaatgttaattctagcgaaaccctaaaccctaaatcttaaattctaaactctataccctaaattctaaacccaaatccaaacccctaaacccaaaccctataccctaaaccctaaatcctaatcctagaccctaaacccaaattatataccttaaacctaaaaaatagactataaacctaaactctatactctaaacccaagtcttagatcctaaacccaaaccgtaaaccttaactCAAATCCTATAGcatctaagtttggggtttgagcttagggtttaccgtttgggttttgagtctaggatttgagtttacGGTATAGGttttgagtttaggatttacggtttgggtttaagatttacctTTTGGATTTATGGTtaagattttgggtttagggtatataatttgggtttaaggtttacggtttgggtttagggtctaggacttgggtttaaggtatagagtttaggtttagtcttgtttttgggtttagggtatataatttgggtttagggtatagggtttgggtttaggggtttgaatttgggtttagaatttagggtataagatttagaatttaagatttagggtttagggttttgctgaaagcgttagcgtcgttaaaattaacgtttttattttttgtagctattttttatttaatttaatattttttaattaataattgagttattcttgggttaggttcaccaaccaatagaaaattgtcattttaaatctagtattttttaattaagtaaaccaaataacttggcaaattatattattttttcaaaataaaatttaaaaataaataaaaataatatataaaaaacgaattcaaaaaaaaaataatgttgtcgacaaaacactaaaccctaaactctaatactaaaccctaaactcaaatcctaaaccataaatccttgggtaaaccctaaatccttggataaacccctaaacccttggaaaaacactaaacatgttgtcaacaaaacactaaaccctaaactctaatcctaaaccctaaacccttgggaaaatcttaaacccttgggtaaaccctaaacccttgggtaaatcctaaacccttggaaaaacactaaacatttggataaattctaaattataaatcttaaatactaaactctaaatcttaaaaataaatattatttttttaaataatcttttcttagaactattgttatttttatttatttaatttttatttttttattttaaaagcataatataatttggcaagttattttgtttccttaattaaaagatactagatctaaaatgacaactttctattggttggtgaacctaaaggttcactctaggggtgaacccaagaaaaagttttaataatttatgtgtTAATTTGATTGGTCCTAAAGGGtggggtgaatttaaaggttcaccctagggggtgaacctaagttctgTCCTATATTTTAAATGAACCGGACTGAATTTGCCTTaattttatttggatttttaacgttaaaatccctcaactaagtttgttttgggtaaaaaaccctcaaactaagtatttaaagaaaaaacccTCAACCTAacgttatttaatgaattaaaccctaGCAGGTCATGATTACcattactaccggtaaatctttaatttaggggtttctacattaagtaaacatagttgaagggttttaccattaaaaaattttaaaacaaaaaaaatcaaaattttataatattatttaaaaattagtaactttttttgacaacataagCGAGAACTAAGTAACAAGACCGTGCGATTCAGAAAGCCAAACCGAAAGTATTGAATCGACATATAACATAGCTGTTAGAGAACTCCTCGCACCACTTGCAAGCATGTCCGCCATAGTATTTTGTGCTCTTGGAATATATATGATCTAGAAGTTAGGAAAGAAAGTCTTACTGCgtctaaattctttatataatttttgttatattttctcggtttttacatttttaatttatgcatatataatgttgatgttaaaaacacatgaaactcatatatttacaaaaaaaaaaaattaaaaatgataattttgaaaatttaagttactgatttttatataatattataaaattttgattttttgatttttaatggtaaaacccctcaactatgtttacttaatttagaaacccctaaactaaagatttaccggtagtaTTGGTAATTATGACCTGTTAGGGTTtacttcattaaataaagttagtttgagGGCTTTTacgttaaatatttagtttgagGGTTTTTACCTAAAAcaaacatagttgaggggttttaacgttaaaaatccattttattttgttgattaGCTGGTTTCCGACTTTGTTACTGAACCAAATCAAAATTcgaaaaaacaccaaactttttaaatacttaaacggttcctatatttctagatccaaaataccaaaaaccaaaatgcTCTAACCAAAACCGAAGAACTAATAGTACATCcaaattatttaactttttttaatggGTTACACAATTCGAGGTCAAATATGTAAACCCGGTAGCCTTTATATTATCAGATTTGGCTTATGTTCTTCATGTGCCATTCTATTAGAGTATGTATCAATTGATATGTTTCCAAAAAATTCAGATTAATgcctattaattaattaaatctaATGAAATTATGTAaggttttcattttatttcgAAATAAATGAAGTTCTATATTTGAAAGTATTTTTGATATCCCCTTTTTGGCCATCTACAATATATTAACAAAGTGAAAATATTTCGTAAACTGAAGATAAAAATCTGGTTTGATAACTGAAATTTGCttgttttattagaattttgttAGGATGATTATTCAAAATATGGTTAATATAAAAGTAAATCTcgtatataaaccaataataaAACAGCTGTTATTTAAGGTATTAggtgaaaaaaacaaaatatggctacgctgacaaaaaaaacaaaaatatggcTACTAACAAATATTGTAAAACATTACCGTTAATAGTTGTCtaagatattataatttttattactatttattaattattgaaatTTAATAGAGGGTTTAGGGAtatgatttggtttggtttatagtttatatttgaaCAGAAAAATGATTCTTCATGTTGTAGTATAGTATTTGTTACAATATACTAACAATTATCGTTATTTAAATCTTCACATCAAATGCTCAAAACACCTTTTCATTAAGTATATCTATCTATAATCTATACTGTAATAGTTGAGTTTTTCTCACTCTTCAGCGACACGTCAACGTTTTGTGgaccccacttttaaaaagtgtgaaaaagtgtcaaatccatagttcgaacccgggttattgagagataaacaccaacatttataccactaagctaaaagatactttgtacattgatacccgaacttaatatatatttatgaaggtcggaagcccttgcttcttcggcttcctaCGAGGGGCGGACCTACAAGTGtgttatgggtttcatttttaaatggaattcatcacgttatatgaaaaaaatctcaagtttgcaacaattatagttttcccatattgtaaactgttgtcgtttaacatgagtttgagttcttttcatcattgtctcaaacaagtctgagttacagagttgcgccgtgtgtctgttcgtaatctattttttcacaggtgaactcttcatgtccacATCTTAAAATcgtttgatcataaatgttcctgatttgtagcccctttgtaaaccctatatatatgattctcatctttgatgaacccaatctgcatctccacgaaactcattgattcctcttagatttaaccatcttctagaaaatgtttctgcctctccagttcgtCAGACCGGCGTTCCGgcatccgtcactcaaccttcgagtctctccgtcttggtcgtagtagtcagagcatagccgcTGGCTTCCTCGCTTCtaggattccctgaacttcaataAAGACATGAggtttgtgggaatcacggttctcttccttgatgaaaaggtaatttaatcttcgatctatcacacttacttaacataattgttttaattgatttcctgattttttgttgaataatattatttgcagattctgtgattcatgggtttactcccgtcggacatgctaatcattacatgccatctttgaaagcatgttccattgtgaaagtcgatcattttgaggttgctaggtgctcaagcatgtacaagataactgatcatcaattcctcattcgtttcatctcactaaccattattgatgaaaCCATCACGgatgctcctgagatcaatctccagtcaaaattagactgttcgacaatctccaagtgattgcgaacacaaacctacaACTCCcaagtatattatcatattgcatttGGGTTTGAACAAATACAAACTATAGGATCAGctgtttaataatttaaaaacttactttcgcagatgcttaagaagaagacgaagatgacaaccaagatcagtgaaattacctaaataaaaaagcagagtaagttacaaactctgataaatacaactaacaacgatttttgtttacatattatccatcaaatgaaaaagaaacaaacacaaccacACCAGCATATACAAGAGAGAATCCCAACAGATACAAAGGCTCCAACAACAGCTCCACCTgttcactcctcttgtcttatgaaaatagcttacatgctcAATGTCAACAAGCCAATGCAATTGTCTtattatgagaaatacatatattcattttaaggctcaaatactaattgtcactcattttatagttatttctacaagtcttcatgtatttgttttaaaggtccggtaaaagcaacaagtttaaaaataaaaaaaaacatataaccaacataataagaataaaaaaattattacttaatacacacaacttacacaactaaactggagaaaaaaatatccagaaataAAAAAgtactctcaacaaccttaatataatttatgtaatctcaacactacaagtaacaaattaaaaagacaaacaaacaataagtctcagtgacacagGAAGCAATACCaagaactatatcaatcacattactaacacagtttagtccttcatgagtggagaacaatgcatacacagttcatcatcacaactctaaccctataacaataaaaaacttgaaaaacaatgatcaacccaaaacgcaaaattcacagatacaataaccctaacaaatattgagatgaaacaaaaacTTTATCCACAACTCCACGCTTGCGCGAAAGCAATGTCCCTAGCAATAAATTATAGTAGACTTGGGTCTCTCCTCCTTGCGCCACGCCAGTGAAGCATGCTCCAAATTGTGACACTTGTTAACTCCTTATAAATCATCTCATCTAACCCTATATGTTATCGACTTACCATTGGGCTTCGCATTGCAACTAAGCTGTGGAAGCTATATGCCACCATCAccaatggtttactctattttttcctctaaaatagggtaattctataatagagttggaTGTTaatactctattttagaataaaaaatagaatggtgagcaaaaaaaaaatactctatatatagagtaaaaa encodes:
- the LOC106379982 gene encoding LOW QUALITY PROTEIN: protein FAM9A (The sequence of the model RefSeq protein was modified relative to this genomic sequence to represent the inferred CDS: inserted 1 base in 1 codon), with amino-acid sequence MEKQLIKTIEAAHVERAIRESSPXKKKEKSHKHRRIFHLHHHSKDEKEEDKKKDGSKREKIAAAMVGLGATLKKIKHKGHHGGGGKEEGGQEEEEEEEEEEQEEGDDGGDEEGGGKFSAFISMIAEAFEE